A genomic region of Mycobacterium sp. Aquia_213 contains the following coding sequences:
- a CDS encoding O-methyltransferase, translating to MDLKRRIPLLRWSVWRMAAGARNITTTGQIGDGREAAAVDYVVNNARAGDIDDVLATIDKFAYEKSLLINVGDEKGLLLDAALRRADPALVLELGTYVGYGALRIARAAPNAKVFSVELAEANAANARRIWAHAGVADRVTCVVGTIGDGGHTLDVLATEHGFASGALDFIFLDHDKDAYLNDLLSIMDRGWLHTGSIAVADNVRVPGAPKYREYMRQQQGKLWNTVEHKAHLEYQSLVSDLVLESDYLG from the coding sequence ATGGACCTCAAACGACGGATACCGCTGCTGCGGTGGTCGGTATGGCGCATGGCCGCCGGAGCTCGCAACATCACCACGACGGGCCAGATCGGCGACGGACGCGAAGCGGCCGCCGTCGACTACGTCGTCAACAACGCCCGGGCCGGCGACATCGACGACGTGCTGGCCACCATCGACAAGTTCGCCTACGAAAAATCGCTGCTGATCAACGTCGGCGACGAGAAGGGCCTCCTGCTCGACGCCGCCCTGCGCCGCGCCGACCCCGCGCTGGTCCTGGAGTTGGGCACCTACGTCGGCTACGGCGCGCTGCGGATCGCGCGGGCCGCGCCGAACGCCAAGGTGTTTTCCGTCGAGCTCGCCGAAGCCAACGCCGCGAACGCCCGGCGGATCTGGGCGCATGCCGGTGTCGCCGACCGGGTGACGTGTGTCGTCGGCACCATCGGCGACGGCGGCCACACCCTCGACGTGCTCGCGACCGAGCACGGATTCGCTTCTGGCGCACTTGATTTCATCTTCCTCGACCACGACAAGGACGCCTACCTCAACGACCTGTTGAGCATCATGGACCGGGGCTGGCTGCATACGGGCTCGATCGCGGTCGCCGACAACGTTCGGGTGCCGGGCGCACCGAAGTACCGCGAGTACATGCGCCAGCAGCAGGGCAAGCTGTGGAACACCGTCGAGCACAAGGCTCACCTGGAATACCAGTCGCTGGTGTCCGACCTGGTGCTGGAGTCCGACTACCTGGGCTGA